The following proteins are co-located in the Haloplanus sp. HW8-1 genome:
- a CDS encoding ABC transporter ATP-binding protein, with the protein MIEADSLRKTYGEFPAVVGSTFEVDRGEIFGIVGPNGAGKTTTLKMIAGLVEPSGGSATVAGFDAADPEMRRSLGFLPEESPLYEDMTARSYLDFFADLYDVPDGEATARIEDTLDRLELDHRDRRLGDVSKGMKRKVAIARSLVNDPDVLIYDEPASGLDPLTTNYVLEFVRELSDAGKTVLFSAHNLYHVESVSDRVAIMNRGEIVARGTVPEIREAYGTTEYRVFTSVALADPATEPAGDRHVVTVPDMDAVERIREAAAEAGGEVVDIRTEEPSLEEIFLDLAADTVDGPRGTR; encoded by the coding sequence ATGATCGAGGCCGACTCCCTCCGGAAGACCTACGGCGAGTTCCCCGCCGTCGTCGGCAGCACGTTCGAGGTGGACCGGGGCGAAATCTTCGGCATCGTCGGCCCGAACGGCGCCGGGAAGACGACGACACTGAAGATGATCGCCGGACTCGTCGAGCCCTCGGGTGGATCGGCGACCGTCGCCGGCTTCGACGCCGCCGACCCAGAGATGCGCCGGTCGCTCGGCTTTCTCCCCGAGGAGTCACCGCTCTACGAGGATATGACTGCTCGCTCGTATCTCGACTTCTTCGCCGACCTCTACGACGTGCCCGATGGCGAGGCGACCGCACGCATCGAGGACACGCTCGACCGCCTCGAACTCGACCACCGCGACCGCCGGCTCGGCGACGTCTCTAAGGGCATGAAACGCAAGGTTGCCATCGCCCGGTCGCTGGTGAACGATCCCGACGTACTCATCTACGACGAGCCCGCGAGCGGGCTCGATCCCCTGACGACCAACTACGTGCTGGAGTTCGTGCGTGAACTCAGCGACGCCGGCAAGACGGTCCTCTTCAGCGCACACAACCTCTATCACGTCGAGAGCGTCTCCGACCGGGTGGCGATCATGAACCGTGGCGAGATCGTCGCCCGCGGGACCGTCCCCGAGATCCGCGAGGCGTACGGCACCACCGAGTACCGGGTGTTCACGTCGGTCGCCCTGGCGGACCCCGCGACCGAACCTGCCGGCGACCGCCACGTCGTTACCGTCCCCGATATGGACGCCGTCGAACGGATACGCGAGGCGGCGGCCGAGGCGGGCGGCGAGGTGGTCGACATCCGCACCGAGGAACCGAGTCTGGAGGAAATCTTTCTGGATCTGGCGGCCGATACGGTCGACGGCCCGCGGGGGACGCGGTGA
- a CDS encoding PrsW family glutamic-type intramembrane protease — protein MTGPPQFADRIRETLRAVVRIARWEVGRSVGVVDRHTAALGLVALLLAGAVGGAAVATGGVALDRDVYRIGVAPDSPYYEVVRESPALAARPPDLDSVGRSVEVVVSDGRFYVADSRKAEAALSTFRSAVRRHNLEAMGDETNASAAFPVVVTLQYADRGSGPGGTAANPADSEGTTDGTVDVGDAGTGDAGHGSTAGGGSAVDAATAADAGAGAGGGSLGVPFLGGSLLGGGTSGSPADISPPFPFGALVLAFVFFIPMNFVIQPYGSSILNERINRRGELLLVAPVSPATIVAGKTLPYLALLVGLTAAIALAIGGGATSIAAVAPIAALYLAATFVGGMFARSFKELTFVTVTVSVFLTSYAFVPAIFTNVTPIALISPLTLVVHDLQGTGVTAAQYAFSTGPFYVGSAVLFLLGVGVYREEDMFTQRAVPLKFLDALNSRISGRRSMAVLSVLSIPFVFIAELLAIAVLFVLPVDVSIPLLLLVVASVEEVAKSLPVYAGFRGAFAGRRTLRTAVVLGSLSGLGFFLGEKLTAIVQFVGLPDLALGQAAFTPVGVGSTVAVGLLFAPLALHATTTSVAAVGASRSRNWYFAALVPAILLHAAYNLAVVSALG, from the coding sequence GTGACGGGCCCGCCGCAGTTTGCCGATCGAATCCGTGAGACTCTCCGAGCAGTCGTCCGGATCGCCCGCTGGGAGGTGGGCCGGAGCGTCGGCGTCGTCGATCGGCACACGGCCGCACTTGGCCTCGTCGCCCTCCTGCTTGCGGGCGCGGTCGGCGGCGCGGCCGTCGCCACCGGCGGCGTCGCCCTTGACCGCGACGTCTACCGGATCGGCGTCGCCCCCGACAGCCCCTACTACGAGGTGGTGCGGGAGAGCCCGGCGCTTGCAGCGCGGCCGCCAGACCTCGACTCTGTCGGTCGTAGCGTCGAGGTGGTCGTCAGTGACGGTCGGTTCTACGTCGCCGACTCCCGGAAGGCCGAGGCCGCCCTGTCGACCTTTCGGAGCGCCGTCCGGCGTCACAATCTCGAAGCCATGGGAGACGAGACGAACGCTTCGGCGGCGTTCCCGGTCGTCGTCACGCTCCAGTACGCCGACCGTGGTTCGGGACCGGGGGGGACAGCCGCGAACCCGGCCGACAGCGAGGGAACTACTGACGGCACTGTCGACGTCGGCGACGCCGGTACCGGGGACGCGGGCCACGGATCGACGGCGGGCGGGGGGAGTGCCGTCGACGCCGCGACGGCCGCCGACGCTGGGGCCGGGGCCGGCGGCGGGTCGCTCGGCGTCCCCTTCCTCGGTGGGAGTCTCCTCGGCGGCGGTACCTCCGGTTCCCCGGCCGACATCTCGCCGCCCTTCCCCTTCGGCGCACTCGTCCTCGCCTTCGTCTTTTTCATCCCGATGAACTTCGTCATCCAGCCCTACGGGAGCAGCATCCTCAACGAGCGCATCAACCGTCGAGGTGAACTACTTCTCGTCGCGCCCGTCTCGCCGGCGACCATCGTCGCCGGCAAGACGCTGCCGTATCTCGCGCTCCTCGTCGGTCTGACGGCGGCCATCGCCCTCGCCATCGGCGGCGGCGCGACGAGCATCGCCGCCGTCGCCCCCATCGCCGCGCTCTACCTCGCGGCCACGTTCGTCGGCGGCATGTTCGCCCGATCGTTCAAGGAACTCACGTTCGTCACGGTCACCGTCTCCGTCTTTCTCACATCCTATGCGTTCGTCCCGGCCATCTTCACGAACGTGACGCCGATCGCGCTCATCTCGCCGCTGACGCTCGTCGTCCACGACCTGCAGGGCACCGGCGTCACGGCCGCACAGTACGCCTTCTCGACCGGGCCGTTCTACGTCGGCTCGGCCGTCCTCTTTCTGCTCGGCGTGGGCGTCTACCGCGAGGAGGACATGTTCACCCAGCGGGCGGTGCCGCTGAAGTTCCTCGACGCACTCAACAGCCGGATCTCCGGCCGGCGCTCGATGGCCGTCCTGAGCGTTCTCTCGATCCCCTTCGTCTTCATCGCCGAACTCCTCGCCATCGCCGTCCTCTTCGTCCTCCCGGTGGACGTTTCGATCCCCCTCCTGTTGCTCGTCGTCGCCAGCGTCGAAGAGGTGGCCAAGAGCCTCCCCGTCTACGCGGGGTTTCGGGGAGCGTTCGCCGGCCGGCGTACGCTCCGGACCGCCGTCGTCCTCGGCTCGCTCTCGGGACTCGGGTTCTTCCTCGGCGAGAAACTGACCGCAATCGTCCAGTTCGTCGGCCTGCCTGACCTCGCGCTGGGTCAGGCGGCGTTCACGCCCGTCGGCGTCGGCTCGACGGTCGCCGTTGGCCTCCTGTTTGCCCCGCTCGCACTCCACGCGACGACGACGAGCGTCGCGGCGGTGGGGGCGAGTCGGTCCCGAAACTGGTATTTCGCGGCGCTCGTACCCGCGATACTGCTGCATGCGGCCTACAACCTCGCGGTGGTGAGCGCCCTTGGCTGA
- a CDS encoding Glu/Leu/Phe/Val family dehydrogenase: MAEINPFESLQEQIDDAAAYLDADGDVIERLKRPERVLETTLSVDMDDGSAEQFHAYRVQFNGDRGPYKGGIRYHPNVTQDEVTALSGWMAYKCAVVDIPYGGAKGGIAFDPREYSERELERITRAFAAELRPIIGADRDIPAPDVNTGQREMNWIKDTYETLERTTEPAVVTGKALSSGGSAGRVEATGRSTMLTAREAFDYLGRGIEDATVAVQGYGNAGSVTATLLEAEGATVVAVSDSRGGVYAADGLDTEAVKEHKRETGSVVGYPDADEELTNEELLTADVDLLVPAALENAVDESIARDVRADVIVEAANGPLTPDADDVLTERDVYVLPDILANAGGVTVSYFEWVQNRQRFAWTEKRVNDELERVITEAFDRLVDTYESVDVPNLRTAAYVVAIERVVDAFDDHGNWP, encoded by the coding sequence ATGGCGGAAATCAACCCGTTCGAGAGCCTCCAGGAGCAGATCGACGACGCCGCGGCCTATCTGGACGCGGACGGCGACGTGATCGAGCGGCTCAAACGGCCCGAACGCGTCTTGGAGACCACCCTCTCGGTCGACATGGACGACGGGAGCGCCGAGCAGTTTCACGCCTACCGGGTCCAGTTCAACGGCGACCGCGGCCCCTACAAGGGGGGGATTCGCTATCACCCGAACGTCACGCAGGATGAAGTGACGGCTCTCTCCGGGTGGATGGCGTACAAATGCGCAGTCGTCGATATCCCCTACGGTGGGGCGAAGGGTGGCATCGCGTTCGATCCCCGGGAGTACTCCGAGCGCGAACTCGAACGCATCACGCGCGCGTTCGCGGCCGAACTCCGGCCGATCATCGGCGCTGACCGCGACATCCCCGCACCCGACGTCAACACCGGACAGCGAGAGATGAACTGGATCAAAGACACCTACGAGACGCTGGAGCGGACCACCGAACCCGCCGTCGTGACGGGGAAGGCGCTGTCTTCCGGGGGCAGTGCGGGTCGCGTCGAGGCGACCGGCCGGTCGACGATGCTCACCGCCCGTGAGGCCTTCGACTACCTGGGTCGTGGCATCGAGGACGCGACGGTCGCCGTCCAGGGCTACGGCAACGCGGGATCGGTCACCGCGACCCTGTTGGAGGCCGAGGGGGCGACCGTGGTCGCGGTCAGCGACTCCCGGGGTGGGGTGTACGCGGCCGACGGCCTGGACACCGAGGCGGTCAAAGAACACAAACGCGAAACCGGGTCGGTCGTGGGCTATCCCGACGCCGACGAGGAACTGACCAACGAGGAACTGCTGACCGCGGACGTGGATCTGCTGGTGCCCGCGGCACTGGAGAACGCGGTCGACGAGAGCATCGCCCGCGACGTGCGGGCCGACGTGATCGTCGAAGCGGCCAACGGGCCGCTGACCCCCGACGCCGACGACGTACTCACCGAGCGTGACGTCTACGTGCTCCCCGACATCCTGGCGAACGCGGGCGGGGTCACCGTCTCCTACTTCGAGTGGGTGCAGAACCGCCAGCGGTTCGCGTGGACCGAAAAGCGGGTGAACGACGAACTCGAACGTGTCATTACCGAGGCGTTCGACCGCCTGGTCGACACCTACGAGTCCGTCGACGTGCCGAACCTCCGGACCGCGGCGTACGTCGTCGCCATCGAGCGGGTCGTGGACGCGTTCGACGACCACGGCAACTGGCCATAG
- the pyrI gene encoding aspartate carbamoyltransferase regulatory subunit, with protein sequence MTDEELRVSKIRDGTVIDHVTGGQALNVLAILGIDGTGGETVSIGMNVPSDKLGRKDVVKVEGRELSQSEVDVLSLIAPEATINIIRDFDVVDKNRVERTESVTGILVCPNHNCITNADEPIRTEFEVLSDGVRCSYCDTIVREGDVAEHIDARQSGETAL encoded by the coding sequence ATGACCGACGAGGAACTCCGCGTCAGCAAGATCCGTGACGGTACCGTCATCGACCACGTCACCGGCGGGCAGGCGCTCAACGTCCTCGCCATCCTCGGCATCGACGGCACCGGCGGCGAGACCGTCAGCATCGGCATGAACGTCCCCAGCGACAAGTTGGGCCGAAAGGACGTTGTGAAGGTCGAGGGACGCGAACTCAGCCAGTCCGAGGTGGACGTCCTCTCGCTGATCGCGCCCGAGGCGACGATCAACATCATCCGCGATTTCGACGTGGTCGATAAAAACCGGGTCGAACGAACCGAATCGGTGACGGGCATCCTCGTCTGCCCCAACCACAACTGCATCACGAACGCGGACGAACCGATCCGGACCGAGTTCGAGGTGCTGTCCGACGGCGTCCGCTGTTCGTACTGTGACACCATCGTCCGGGAAGGCGACGTGGCCGAGCACATCGACGCCCGCCAGTCGGGCGAAACCGCTTTGTGA
- a CDS encoding class 1 fructose-bisphosphatase, whose amino-acid sequence MSHHDTVGAIREAVAAAAPEIRAGLPGRREKSDAENPTGDRRLAADEYADDLFEERLGGLDGVGAYASEERQSVVDTGTGLSVAVDPLDGSSNLKPNNVMGTIVGVYDAPLPARGRELIAAGYILYGPITTMAFAHQGSVTEYLIEDGVPTPLREDVTLPDEPTVYGFGGRVPDWPADFAAYVEEIESELKLRYGGAMIGDVNQVLTYGGVFGYPALESSPAGKLRLQFEGNPVGYVIESAGGRSSDGTRSLLDVDPDELHDRTPVHLGNASLIDRLEAALD is encoded by the coding sequence ATGTCCCACCACGACACCGTCGGCGCGATCCGTGAGGCGGTGGCCGCCGCGGCTCCGGAGATCCGGGCGGGACTCCCCGGTCGCCGCGAGAAGTCGGATGCCGAGAACCCCACCGGCGATCGGCGGCTGGCGGCCGACGAGTACGCCGACGATCTGTTCGAGGAGCGCCTCGGGGGCCTCGACGGCGTCGGCGCGTACGCCAGCGAGGAGCGACAGTCGGTCGTCGACACCGGGACCGGCCTCTCGGTCGCGGTCGACCCACTCGACGGCTCCTCGAACCTCAAACCCAACAACGTCATGGGAACCATCGTCGGCGTCTACGACGCGCCGTTGCCAGCGCGCGGACGCGAGCTGATCGCGGCGGGCTACATCCTCTACGGCCCGATCACCACCATGGCCTTCGCCCACCAAGGCTCGGTCACCGAGTACCTGATCGAGGACGGCGTCCCGACGCCACTCCGCGAGGACGTGACCCTCCCCGACGAGCCGACGGTCTACGGCTTCGGCGGGCGGGTCCCCGACTGGCCGGCCGACTTCGCGGCCTACGTCGAAGAGATCGAATCGGAACTCAAACTCCGCTACGGCGGGGCGATGATCGGTGACGTGAACCAGGTTCTGACCTACGGTGGCGTGTTCGGCTACCCCGCCCTGGAGTCCTCGCCGGCGGGCAAACTCCGCCTCCAGTTCGAGGGCAACCCAGTCGGCTACGTGATCGAGTCGGCGGGCGGCCGGAGTTCCGACGGCACCCGGTCGCTGCTCGACGTCGACCCCGACGAACTCCACGACCGGACGCCGGTCCACCTCGGGAACGCGTCCCTGATCGACCGACTGGAAGCGGCGCTCGACTGA
- a CDS encoding nucleoside deaminase has product MPRPEFDSFDHPSHMRAAFDLAREAAARGDEPFGSVLVRDDTVVMTESNRINTAADCRRHPELHLAYRACREYDPEERAEMAMYTSTEPCPMCAGGMRTAGFGRVVYGVGGEEVVAFTGREPTVRSAAILDGVTDVVGPVLNDEGRAVHRAFDW; this is encoded by the coding sequence GTGCCACGTCCCGAGTTCGACAGTTTCGACCACCCGTCACACATGCGGGCGGCCTTCGACCTCGCCCGCGAGGCCGCCGCCCGCGGGGACGAGCCGTTCGGGTCCGTGCTCGTCCGCGACGATACCGTCGTCATGACCGAGTCGAACCGCATCAACACCGCGGCCGACTGCCGACGCCACCCGGAACTCCACCTCGCGTATCGTGCGTGTCGGGAGTACGACCCCGAGGAACGCGCCGAGATGGCGATGTACACCAGCACGGAACCGTGCCCGATGTGCGCCGGTGGGATGCGAACTGCCGGGTTCGGGCGAGTCGTCTACGGCGTGGGTGGCGAGGAGGTGGTGGCGTTCACCGGCCGGGAGCCGACCGTCCGCTCGGCCGCGATCCTCGACGGCGTGACCGACGTCGTCGGCCCCGTTCTGAACGACGAGGGGCGGGCGGTTCACCGGGCGTTCGACTGGTGA
- a CDS encoding HpcH/HpaI aldolase/citrate lyase family protein, with translation MARRTVLFSPGDRPELCRKAPATGADTVVFDLEDAVAPARKAEARAAVADLLADPEFDPAGVEVAVRIGAADAATADLDALTDRDLRRLDAVMMPKATVESVRAVADALSAHDLSVPVIALIETATGILDAPEVAALGVVDALGFGAEDLSADLGATRTAEGTEVLYARERVVVAARAAGVEPIDTVYTDLDDAEGLRSETTFAATLGYDGKMVIHPDQVPIVAEAFAPDSEEVAWARRVLAAREAADDDRGVFEVDGEMIDAPLLARAERILDRATETETETE, from the coding sequence ATGGCTCGCCGCACCGTCCTGTTCTCGCCGGGTGACCGCCCCGAACTCTGCCGCAAGGCACCGGCCACCGGCGCCGATACGGTCGTGTTCGACCTCGAAGACGCCGTCGCTCCCGCTCGGAAGGCCGAGGCGCGGGCGGCCGTCGCCGACCTGCTCGCGGATCCGGAGTTCGATCCCGCGGGCGTCGAGGTGGCCGTCCGGATCGGCGCCGCCGACGCCGCGACGGCAGACCTCGACGCCCTGACCGACCGAGACCTACGCCGCCTCGATGCGGTGATGATGCCGAAAGCGACCGTCGAGAGCGTGAGGGCCGTCGCCGACGCGCTCTCGGCACACGATCTGTCGGTCCCGGTCATCGCGCTGATCGAGACGGCGACCGGCATCCTCGACGCACCCGAGGTGGCGGCGCTCGGCGTCGTCGACGCCCTCGGGTTCGGCGCCGAGGATCTCTCGGCCGACCTCGGCGCCACTCGCACCGCCGAGGGGACGGAGGTGTTGTACGCCCGCGAACGCGTCGTCGTGGCGGCGCGGGCCGCGGGCGTCGAACCCATCGACACCGTCTACACCGATCTCGACGACGCCGAGGGGCTTCGCTCCGAGACGACCTTCGCCGCGACGCTCGGCTACGACGGCAAGATGGTCATCCACCCGGATCAGGTACCGATCGTCGCCGAGGCGTTCGCCCCCGACTCCGAGGAGGTAGCGTGGGCGCGGCGGGTGCTCGCGGCGCGGGAAGCGGCCGACGACGACCGGGGCGTCTTCGAGGTCGACGGCGAGATGATCGACGCGCCACTGCTGGCCCGCGCCGAGCGTATCCTCGATCGGGCGACGGAGACGGAGACGGAGACGGAGTGA
- a CDS encoding class I fructose-bisphosphate aldolase — protein sequence MIPGADSAITRDGKALILAYDHGLEHGPVDFEPVPETTDPATVFDVATHDAVTAVAVQKGVAEAYYPSYEDDVSLLAKLNGTSNLWMGEPDSSVNWSVDYAAELGADAIGFTLYGGSNHEVEMAEEFREAQEAARDHNMGVVMWSYPRGQGLKDDTSPGTIAYASRLGLELGADIAKVKYPGSADAMEWAVDSAGDMRVVMSGGSKTSDEAFLSTVREAMDAGANGLAVGRNVFQRENPEAILDGLEAVIFEDASVDAALATSDGLAADE from the coding sequence ATGATCCCCGGCGCTGACTCCGCGATCACCCGCGACGGCAAGGCACTGATCCTCGCGTACGACCACGGCCTCGAACACGGCCCGGTCGACTTCGAACCGGTGCCGGAGACGACCGACCCGGCGACGGTGTTCGACGTGGCGACCCACGACGCCGTGACGGCCGTCGCCGTCCAGAAGGGCGTCGCCGAGGCGTACTACCCCTCCTACGAGGACGACGTGAGCCTCCTGGCAAAGCTCAACGGCACGAGCAACCTCTGGATGGGCGAGCCCGACTCGTCGGTCAACTGGTCGGTCGACTACGCGGCCGAACTCGGCGCGGACGCGATCGGCTTCACGCTGTACGGCGGCTCGAACCACGAAGTCGAGATGGCCGAGGAGTTCCGGGAAGCCCAGGAGGCCGCCCGCGACCACAATATGGGCGTCGTGATGTGGTCCTATCCGCGCGGGCAAGGGCTGAAAGACGACACGAGCCCGGGCACCATCGCCTACGCCTCCCGGCTGGGGCTGGAACTCGGCGCCGACATCGCGAAGGTGAAATATCCCGGCTCCGCCGACGCGATGGAGTGGGCGGTCGACAGCGCGGGCGACATGCGGGTCGTCATGAGCGGCGGATCGAAGACCAGCGACGAGGCCTTCCTCTCGACGGTCCGCGAGGCGATGGACGCCGGCGCGAACGGGCTGGCCGTCGGCCGCAACGTCTTCCAGCGGGAGAATCCCGAGGCCATCCTCGACGGACTGGAGGCCGTCATCTTCGAGGACGCGTCCGTCGACGCGGCGCTCGCGACGAGCGACGGGCTCGCGGCCGACGAGTGA
- a CDS encoding 3-hydroxyacyl-CoA dehydrogenase family protein, which translates to MRTLQDIDTVGVVGAGTMGSGIAQVAATAGYDVVMRDIEDDLVAAGFDRIDDSLSRFVEKEQLTREEADAAVERIAGTTDLDDLATCDYVIEAAVENMEIKQDIFADLDDAVDDDVILATNTSTLSITTIASATERPELVVGLHFMNPAPIMEGLELVVGEKTADDVVDVSHALAEDFGKTTWESDDKPGFVVNRVLMPWINEGIRAYDEGVATKADMDAGLKLGTNVPMGPLELADHIGLDVCLDASQTLAEELGDRYKPPYLLKRKVDAGDLGRKTGAGFYEYD; encoded by the coding sequence ATGCGAACCTTACAGGACATCGACACCGTCGGGGTCGTCGGCGCCGGGACGATGGGCAGCGGCATCGCACAGGTGGCCGCCACGGCGGGATACGACGTGGTGATGCGCGACATCGAGGACGACCTGGTCGCGGCCGGCTTCGACCGCATCGACGACAGCCTCTCGCGGTTCGTCGAGAAGGAGCAACTCACGCGCGAGGAGGCCGACGCCGCCGTCGAGCGCATCGCCGGGACGACCGATCTCGACGACCTCGCGACCTGTGATTACGTCATCGAGGCCGCCGTCGAGAACATGGAGATCAAACAGGACATCTTCGCGGACCTCGACGACGCGGTGGACGACGACGTGATCCTCGCGACCAACACCTCCACGCTCTCGATCACCACCATCGCGTCGGCGACGGAGCGTCCCGAACTCGTCGTCGGCCTCCACTTCATGAACCCCGCGCCGATCATGGAGGGGCTCGAACTCGTCGTCGGGGAGAAGACGGCCGACGACGTGGTCGACGTCTCGCATGCCCTCGCCGAGGACTTCGGCAAGACGACCTGGGAGTCCGACGACAAACCCGGGTTCGTCGTCAACCGGGTGCTGATGCCGTGGATCAACGAGGGCATCCGCGCCTACGACGAGGGCGTCGCCACGAAGGCGGACATGGACGCCGGACTGAAACTCGGGACGAACGTCCCGATGGGGCCGCTCGAACTCGCCGATCACATCGGCCTCGACGTCTGTCTCGATGCCAGCCAGACGCTCGCCGAGGAACTCGGCGACCGGTACAAGCCGCCCTACCTGCTCAAGCGGAAGGTCGACGCCGGCGACCTCGGCCGGAAGACGGGCGCGGGATTCTACGAGTACGACTAG
- a CDS encoding competence/damage-inducible protein A, whose translation MEVAILTVGDEVLAGDIENTNATWLAERLTDAGATVVRILTVPDDRALIAETVDDWSTAFDAVIVTGGLGGTHDDVTVDAIADAFGRDLVVHPAVREDVIETVAAYRDENPDLVDAHDLDIDVDAWAALPEGSRPLVNPEGLCPGCVLENVYAFPGVPAEVRALFELVAGEFGGDAVSATLLTPQPEGSMVEALAGVREQFDVTVGSYPSTGERNRLKLTGTDHETVAAAAAWLRERIDVVDE comes from the coding sequence ATGGAAGTCGCCATCCTCACCGTGGGCGACGAGGTACTCGCTGGTGACATCGAGAACACGAACGCGACGTGGCTCGCGGAACGGTTGACCGACGCGGGTGCGACGGTCGTTCGCATCCTGACCGTCCCGGACGACCGAGCACTCATCGCCGAGACCGTCGACGACTGGTCGACGGCGTTCGACGCGGTGATCGTCACCGGGGGTCTCGGCGGAACCCACGACGATGTGACCGTCGACGCCATCGCCGACGCCTTCGGCCGCGACCTGGTCGTCCATCCGGCCGTCCGCGAGGACGTGATCGAGACCGTCGCCGCCTACCGGGACGAGAACCCCGACCTGGTCGATGCCCACGACCTCGACATCGACGTCGACGCGTGGGCGGCCCTCCCCGAGGGGAGTCGGCCGCTGGTCAACCCAGAGGGACTCTGCCCGGGGTGTGTCCTCGAGAACGTCTATGCCTTCCCGGGCGTCCCGGCCGAGGTGCGCGCACTCTTCGAACTGGTGGCCGGCGAGTTCGGCGGCGACGCCGTCTCGGCGACGCTGTTGACGCCCCAGCCCGAGGGGTCGATGGTCGAGGCGCTCGCCGGGGTTCGCGAGCAGTTCGACGTGACGGTCGGGAGTTACCCGAGCACCGGCGAGCGAAACCGGCTGAAGCTCACGGGCACCGACCACGAAACGGTCGCCGCGGCGGCAGCGTGGCTCCGCGAGCGGATCGACGTCGTCGACGAGTGA
- the pyrB gene encoding aspartate carbamoyltransferase → MLQDHLISAAHLSRDDIEAVLDHAAAIDADPSVVSGRHEGRVLALCFFEPSTRTKMSFESAMKRLGGETIDMGSVESSSVKKGESLADTVRVIEGYADALVLRHPSEGSAKLASEFVDVPLVNAGDGAGQHPSQTLLDLYTIRENAGLDDITVGIMGDLKYGRTVHSLAHALTNFDVRQHFVSPESLRLPRNVRYDLHEAGAQVREHTDLDEVLPELDVLYVTRIQRERFPEEREYRAVAGEYRIDNDVLADASDDLTVMHPLPRVDEIAPEVDGTARAKYFGQAHNGVPVRMALLDSLLGDDEEGDRR, encoded by the coding sequence ATGTTACAGGACCACCTCATCAGCGCGGCCCACCTCTCCCGGGACGACATCGAGGCGGTGCTCGACCACGCGGCGGCCATCGACGCCGACCCGTCGGTGGTCAGCGGCCGACACGAGGGGCGCGTCCTCGCGCTCTGTTTTTTCGAGCCGAGTACGCGGACGAAGATGAGCTTCGAGTCGGCGATGAAGCGCCTGGGCGGCGAGACCATCGATATGGGCTCGGTCGAGTCGTCGTCGGTCAAGAAAGGCGAGAGCCTCGCGGACACCGTCCGGGTGATCGAGGGGTACGCCGACGCCCTCGTCCTCCGACATCCGAGCGAGGGATCGGCGAAACTCGCCTCGGAGTTCGTCGACGTACCGCTGGTGAACGCCGGCGACGGGGCCGGACAGCACCCGAGTCAGACCCTGCTCGACCTCTACACCATCCGCGAGAACGCCGGTCTCGACGACATCACCGTGGGGATCATGGGCGACCTGAAGTACGGTCGGACGGTCCACTCGCTCGCCCACGCACTGACGAACTTCGACGTGCGACAGCACTTCGTCAGTCCGGAGAGCCTGCGCCTCCCCCGCAACGTCCGCTACGACCTCCACGAGGCGGGCGCACAGGTGCGCGAACACACCGACCTCGACGAGGTGCTCCCGGAACTGGACGTACTCTACGTCACCCGCATCCAGCGCGAGCGTTTCCCCGAGGAGCGGGAGTACCGCGCCGTCGCCGGCGAGTACCGCATCGACAACGACGTGTTGGCCGACGCGTCGGACGACCTGACCGTGATGCATCCGCTCCCCCGGGTCGACGAGATCGCCCCGGAAGTGGACGGGACGGCACGCGCGAAGTACTTCGGTCAGGCACACAACGGCGTCCCGGTTCGGATGGCTCTGCTCGACAGTCTGCTCGGCGACGACGAAGAGGGTGACCGTCGATGA